CGTGCCCATCACACTACCCACATCGACTCGAACAGGTTCTTCGAATCTTGCCCAGCTCACATCGCTGTTGAGCCAGATGATGGATGCGACACCGTCCCTGCCGTACCGGAACTCGAACGCTCCCGACCGAAATGCAGGCTCCAATGGCACCGCAGGTACACTTCATTCGATCTACCCCACACATGCAAACGGATCGACGCTGAACGCGCTCCAAGGTCACGCCAAGGTATGGATCCACACGCAAGCCGGTGAAAGGCTGGTATGCAGCTTGACGTTTGGACAGCCAAGTTTGGTCAGCGTCCAATTCGCCGGCGCAAGAGCGGGGGCGATACACAGGAAGACCCGAGGCGTAGCGTTGACCAATAAGCCGTTGGCGGTCGACTTGGATGCACTGGCCCAATTGATGGCTCAACAGCTTGGACAGTATCTCTAGCAAATGCGCACCGCTGTAAGAAGGAAAaagcaattcgtgattgcagtCTGGCTGGCAGTTTTCACACCGTACTTTCTTGCTCTCAAGTCAACTGACGCGCCGTTTTCGGTTTGCACAATGGGCTGCATTGAGATTGGCAAATGATGAGCGTGGAAAGAGATAGCCATGCCTTTGCCGGCCGTGGGACGAAAAATGAGATAGGATTCGTGCAGAGTGATCAGCGCTTTCAAAAGCGCTTCATGTTCTGCCTCTTGTGGTACTGCCATGCGAGCATACCCAACGCACCTACCGCTGCCAAGACCAACGCCCACTTCACCAACCAGAACAAAACGCCAAAGAGAGCTTTTACGAATCCAATGAAACCACCACGAGTGTTACTGCCGTTGCTgtccttgctgctggtaACGTCGCTCGAGTAGCCTTTGGTGTTACCGCCAAAGGACCAGCCTTTCTTCTTGGGTTTGACGCCAAACTTTTCAGGGAAGTGACGCATCCTTTCCTCcctgagctgctgcgggGTTCGATTGCGGTAAACAATGTTGCTCGTCGTGATAGACACGATATCGTGGTTGTCCGAGACGTCTCCGGTCAATGCGGTGAAGCCTAGGTAGGGATTGGTGGGGAGATTGATGTTGTCGATCTTGAAGCACGATTCCCAGTGGTCCCAGCCGGTATGATGCACTTGTAGTTCCGTGTAGACGTCCTTGATGTGAATGAGTTTGCCTTTGGTAGCGACCTGTGGGTTACGATAATCGATGGAACAACCCGCCACTTCTTGCCTCGCGCCATCCTTGTCATTTTCGTACGCCACTACGCCGTTTCCGTTCATGAGCGAGATTCTGGGGAAGGCATAGGGGTGTCTGGAGTTGGGGTAGGTATCAAAGAACAAACCCAAGCCGGTGAAATAGTTGATCGAGCCAAAGACAGGTCCTGGTTTGGCTCGATCTTGGGTGAGC
The Mycosarcoma maydis chromosome 14, whole genome shotgun sequence DNA segment above includes these coding regions:
- a CDS encoding uncharacterized protein (related to vesicular integral-membrane protein VIP36) — its product is MSRSFTVARKSSLLTICLSALLALLMLTSCVCASSKNIQMREMDSDAIVPLRSHSIYAPYVDSNLQNKFWDFGADTIIDTNKHIRLTQDRTSQTGWLWSRLPLTADNFEIIFEFNIAGHASHVAGDGMALWLTQDRAKPGPVFGSINYFTGLGLFFDTYPNSRHPYAFPRISLMNGNGVVAYENDKDGARQEVAGCSIDYRNPQVATKGKLIHIKDVYTELQVHHTGWDHWESCFKIDNINLPTNPYLGFTALTGDVSDNHDIVSITTSNIVYRNRTPQQLREERMRHFPEKFGVKPKKKGWSFGGNTKGYSSDVTSSKDSNGSNTRGGFIGFVKALFGVLFWLVKWALVLAAVGALGMLAWQYHKRQNMKRF